The Nodularia sp. LEGE 06071 genome has a segment encoding these proteins:
- a CDS encoding cupin domain-containing protein, whose protein sequence is MEIKIEHQPSEEHLKELGVLKWAIWQKEISKFPWTYDTQETCYFLLGDVVVTPDGGQPVQMGKGDLVTFPAGMSCTWEITSDVKKHYCFD, encoded by the coding sequence ATGGAAATTAAAATTGAGCATCAACCGAGTGAAGAACATCTTAAAGAGTTAGGTGTTTTAAAATGGGCAATTTGGCAGAAAGAAATATCCAAATTTCCCTGGACTTATGATACTCAAGAGACTTGTTATTTTTTGTTAGGTGATGTCGTTGTTACGCCTGATGGTGGACAACCAGTGCAGATGGGTAAAGGTGATTTAGTGACTTTTCCTGCTGGGATGTCCTGTACATGGGAAATTACAAGCGACGTAAAAAAACATTATTGCTTTGATTAG
- a CDS encoding pentapeptide repeat-containing protein — MANEQHLAILKQGVEVWNEWKRKNTNVKADLSNANLSEADLFEFDLSGANLSGANLMWANLSGANLNRANLNRAYLIEAKLIVANLSSADLSIADLSGANLNGANLNGANLSRANLSKADLMWANLSSSDLSSSDLSSANLNGANLSSANLNGANLSSADLIRANLIRANLNSADLSSADLSRANLSSADLGRTILYESKVIATNFDHATLTGACIKDWSVNSETKLDKVVCEYVYLSGEYEEEEDIIKPKSRRPLAGEFLPGEFASLYKKIIENTDLTLRKNSKSANTANNQGVQFYSNQKTHIWERLTFRSKTEIKIAEALDRAEVLFLPNCLARLNTPNGRANKEADFLICYHGKWGILEVDGPYHTPERRVEEQERERIFRRHGIKVVERFDSCRCYENPDEVVEEFFKMLEIGYS, encoded by the coding sequence ATGGCAAATGAGCAGCATTTAGCAATACTGAAACAGGGTGTAGAAGTTTGGAATGAGTGGAAGCGGAAAAATACAAATGTAAAAGCTGATCTCAGTAATGCGAACCTGAGTGAAGCTGACTTGTTTGAGTTTGACCTGAGTGGGGCTAACCTGAGTGGGGCTAACCTGATGTGGGCTAACCTGAGTGGGGCTAACCTGAATAGGGCTAACCTGAATAGGGCTTACCTGATTGAGGCTAAACTGATTGTGGCGAACCTGAGTAGTGCTGACCTGAGTATTGCTGACCTGAGTGGGGCGAACTTGAATGGGGCGAACCTGAATGGGGCGAACCTGAGTAGGGCGAACCTGAGTAAGGCTGATCTGATGTGGGCGAACTTGAGTAGTTCCGACCTCAGTAGTTCTGACCTCAGTAGTGCTAACTTGAATGGGGCGAACTTGAGTAGTGCTAACTTGAATGGGGCGAACCTGAGTAGTGCTGACCTCATTAGGGCGAACCTCATTAGGGCGAACCTGAATAGTGCTGACTTGAGTAGTGCTGACCTAAGTAGAGCTAATTTAAGTAGTGCTGACCTGGGTAGGACTATTTTATATGAATCGAAAGTAATAGCTACAAATTTTGACCACGCAACTCTGACAGGTGCTTGTATAAAAGATTGGAGTGTTAACAGTGAAACAAAACTAGATAAAGTAGTTTGTGAATATGTTTATTTATCTGGTGAATATGAAGAAGAAGAAGACATAATTAAACCAAAAAGCCGACGACCGCTAGCAGGTGAATTTTTACCTGGAGAATTTGCTAGTTTATACAAAAAGATTATAGAAAATACAGACTTAACTTTACGCAAAAATTCCAAAAGCGCTAATACTGCCAATAATCAAGGAGTTCAGTTTTATTCAAATCAAAAAACGCATATTTGGGAAAGGCTAACATTTCGCTCAAAAACAGAAATCAAAATTGCTGAAGCACTAGACAGGGCTGAAGTTTTATTTTTACCAAACTGTTTAGCTCGACTCAATACACCCAATGGTAGAGCAAATAAAGAAGCTGATTTCTTAATTTGTTACCACGGTAAATGGGGAATTTTGGAAGTTGATGGGCCGTATCATACCCCAGAACGCAGAGTAGAAGAACAAGAGAGGGAACGCATTTTTAGAAGACACGGTATCAAGGTCGTGGAAAGATTTGATTCCTGTAGGTGTTATGAAAATCCAGATGAGGTAGTCGAGGAATTTTTTAAAATGCTAGAAATTGGATATTCCTAA
- a CDS encoding creatininase family protein produces the protein MQLHLSTWPEVEAYLQQSRGIILPIGSTEQHGPTGLIGTDAICAEAIARGVGEATQALIGPTINVGMALHHTAFPGTISLRPSTLIQVVRDYITCLTKAGFSKFYFINGHGGNIATLKAAFSETYAHLEDLQIANAQQVQCQVANWFMCSSVYKLAKELYGDQEGSHATPSEVALTQYIYPESIKQAPLSPEVASGHKIYSANDFRGRYPDGRMGSNPALATPEHGQQFYDLAVKELSNGYLEFLNAQ, from the coding sequence ATGCAACTACATTTAAGCACTTGGCCAGAAGTTGAAGCCTATTTACAACAATCACGGGGTATTATTCTCCCCATTGGTTCTACTGAACAACATGGCCCCACAGGTTTAATTGGGACTGATGCGATTTGTGCAGAGGCGATCGCACGCGGTGTAGGTGAAGCAACTCAGGCGCTCATTGGCCCTACAATCAATGTGGGCATGGCATTACACCATACCGCTTTTCCTGGCACAATAAGTCTGCGTCCCAGTACTCTGATTCAGGTAGTACGAGATTATATAACTTGTTTAACTAAAGCTGGGTTTTCCAAATTCTACTTTATCAATGGACACGGCGGTAATATTGCCACCCTCAAAGCTGCTTTTTCCGAAACTTACGCTCATTTGGAAGATTTGCAGATTGCCAACGCCCAACAGGTACAATGTCAAGTGGCTAACTGGTTTATGTGCAGTTCTGTATACAAACTCGCTAAAGAATTATATGGCGACCAAGAAGGTTCTCATGCGACTCCCAGTGAAGTAGCCCTCACCCAGTATATTTATCCAGAGTCCATAAAACAAGCGCCCCTCTCGCCAGAAGTTGCCAGCGGACACAAAATTTATAGTGCAAATGACTTTCGAGGACGTTACCCAGATGGACGTATGGGTTCAAATCCGGCTTTAGCAACACCAGAACATGGTCAGCAATTTTATGATTTGGCGGTGAAAGAACTCAGCAATGGGTATTTAGAATTTTTGAACGCACAATAG
- a CDS encoding phosphate ABC transporter substrate-binding protein — protein sequence MATNSKNREILILVLTLLLTGGVLGSGLWYFKLLPGLIQSPISPNQNASQPLNNDQSSGSESNPGQSFDLGSLDTSLPNPTVLTIDGSVTIVTLVKQFQVGYNFLNPNLPTTFGMPDGKPNGTNAGLKNLIDGKVLMAASSRPLNGSELSEGIVGVPIARDGLAVAVGINNPYKGGLTIEQLRLIFLGQITNWSEVGGPNLPIKVINRSRESGSHSFFQEAILSGKPFAPDGGNFTTVEQDETTPILRALGNDGISYSTVTQIENQKTVRVVPINEISPTDKALVKNGTYPISRVVYLAVPRKTSPAVKQFVEFALSPSGQKAVERAGFISLQ from the coding sequence ATGGCTACAAACAGCAAAAATCGAGAAATACTCATACTGGTGCTAACTCTATTGCTCACTGGTGGAGTTTTAGGATCGGGTTTGTGGTACTTCAAACTATTGCCTGGACTAATACAAAGTCCTATATCTCCGAATCAGAATGCATCGCAACCTTTAAATAATGATCAATCTTCTGGCTCTGAATCTAACCCAGGTCAAAGTTTTGACTTAGGAAGTTTAGATACAAGTTTGCCAAATCCGACAGTTTTAACGATTGATGGTAGTGTAACTATAGTTACTCTAGTCAAGCAGTTTCAAGTTGGCTATAACTTTCTCAATCCTAACTTACCGACAACTTTCGGGATGCCTGACGGTAAACCTAATGGCACTAATGCCGGACTAAAAAACCTGATTGATGGCAAAGTCTTGATGGCCGCTAGTTCACGTCCCCTGAATGGTAGCGAATTGTCAGAGGGAATTGTGGGAGTACCCATCGCGCGAGATGGTTTAGCTGTGGCGGTAGGTATCAATAACCCATACAAAGGGGGATTAACTATAGAACAGTTGCGTTTAATTTTCCTCGGACAAATCACCAACTGGTCAGAGGTGGGTGGACCGAATCTGCCTATAAAAGTGATTAACCGTTCTCGTGAGAGTGGGAGTCATTCATTTTTTCAAGAGGCGATACTTTCTGGTAAACCTTTCGCACCAGATGGCGGTAACTTTACCACGGTGGAGCAAGATGAAACTACGCCCATCTTACGAGCTTTAGGTAATGATGGTATTAGCTACAGTACAGTTACCCAAATTGAAAATCAGAAAACTGTCCGCGTCGTTCCCATTAATGAAATATCGCCGACAGATAAAGCTTTAGTGAAAAATGGTACTTACCCGATTAGTCGAGTTGTTTATTTAGCAGTACCGCGCAAAACTAGCCCAGCTGTTAAGCAATTTGTTGAATTCGCCCTATCTCCTTCAGGACAAAAAGCTGTCGAACGAGCTGGTTTTATTTCTTTGCAGTAG
- a CDS encoding malic enzyme-like NAD(P)-binding protein, giving the protein MTKLTPNSSFSVTLRLQIPNRVGMLASITQAIATCGGNLGQIDLIEQTRHQSTRDITVDAASTEHAETIVQAVKALPDIKLLSVYDRTFNLHRGGKISIVSRIPLKSVSDLAMAYTPGVGRICTAIAQDPEEVYNLTIKKNTVAIVTDGSAVLGLGNLGASAALPVMEGKAMLFKEFAGLDAFPICLDTQDTDEIVRTVKNLAPVFGGVNLEDIAAPRCFEIEKRLRAELNIPVFHDDQHGTAIVTLAALFNALKLVNKSMAEIRIVINGAGAAGVAIARLLRKAGAEKIWMCDSKGIISTSRTDLTPEKQEFAVKAQGTLGGAMQGADVFIGVSAPGVLTVEMVQAMAKDPIVFAMANPIPEIQPELVSKIVAVMATGRSDYPNQINNVLAFPGVFRGALDCRAQTITTTMYLEAASAIASLVKPSDLNREHIIPSVFDQRVAPAVAAAVQQAARQEGIAKS; this is encoded by the coding sequence ATGACAAAGCTGACTCCTAATTCTAGTTTTAGTGTGACCCTGCGGTTGCAAATTCCCAACCGTGTGGGGATGTTAGCATCAATTACCCAGGCGATCGCCACCTGTGGCGGAAATCTCGGACAAATTGATTTAATTGAGCAAACCCGTCATCAGTCTACCCGTGATATTACTGTAGATGCAGCTAGCACCGAACACGCTGAGACTATTGTGCAAGCAGTGAAAGCATTGCCAGATATTAAGTTACTCAGTGTTTACGATCGCACCTTTAATTTGCATCGTGGTGGCAAAATTAGCATTGTCAGCCGCATTCCCCTGAAGAGTGTTTCTGATTTAGCAATGGCCTATACCCCAGGCGTTGGTCGAATTTGTACGGCGATCGCTCAAGACCCAGAGGAAGTTTACAACCTGACCATCAAAAAAAATACTGTCGCCATTGTTACCGATGGTAGCGCCGTTTTAGGTTTGGGAAATCTCGGCGCGTCGGCGGCTTTACCAGTCATGGAAGGTAAAGCGATGCTATTCAAAGAATTTGCCGGGCTGGATGCTTTTCCCATCTGTCTTGACACCCAAGATACAGATGAAATTGTGCGGACAGTTAAAAATCTCGCTCCGGTTTTTGGTGGTGTCAACTTAGAAGATATTGCTGCGCCTCGTTGCTTTGAAATCGAAAAGAGATTACGAGCTGAACTAAATATTCCAGTTTTTCATGATGACCAACACGGTACAGCCATTGTTACCTTAGCAGCGTTGTTTAACGCCTTAAAACTTGTCAATAAGTCAATGGCAGAAATCCGCATTGTGATTAACGGTGCTGGTGCGGCTGGAGTGGCGATCGCTCGGTTACTTCGCAAAGCTGGAGCCGAAAAAATCTGGATGTGCGACTCCAAAGGAATTATCTCTACCAGTCGGACTGATTTGACCCCAGAAAAGCAGGAATTTGCCGTTAAAGCCCAGGGGACTCTAGGGGGTGCAATGCAAGGTGCAGACGTGTTTATTGGCGTGAGCGCACCAGGAGTTTTGACAGTGGAAATGGTGCAAGCAATGGCCAAAGACCCGATTGTTTTTGCTATGGCTAATCCCATTCCCGAAATTCAGCCCGAATTAGTCAGTAAAATTGTCGCTGTCATGGCCACAGGTCGGAGTGACTACCCAAATCAAATAAATAACGTGTTGGCTTTTCCCGGAGTATTTCGTGGGGCTTTAGATTGTCGCGCCCAGACAATTACCACCACCATGTATTTAGAAGCAGCCAGTGCGATCGCATCCTTAGTGAAACCTTCAGACTTAAACCGGGAACACATCATTCCATCAGTCTTTGATCAACGTGTTGCGCCTGCTGTTGCTGCTGCTGTCCAACAAGCCGCCCGTCAAGAAGGAATCGCCAAAAGTTAA
- a CDS encoding c-type cytochrome, translating to MDNQITKPETRIQWIALLALVILLAAPLGIFGVQMVRAADPYVKNVFSLKGDSVQGHAIFQINCAGCHGLEADGLVGPSLQGVSKRKSQYKLIHQVISGETPPMPKFQPSVQEMADLLSYLEML from the coding sequence TTGGATAACCAAATTACCAAACCAGAAACTCGGATACAGTGGATCGCCTTATTGGCTCTGGTGATACTGCTAGCAGCCCCTTTGGGCATTTTTGGTGTTCAAATGGTTAGAGCTGCTGATCCTTATGTGAAGAATGTCTTTTCCCTCAAAGGAGACTCAGTTCAAGGACACGCGATCTTTCAAATTAACTGCGCTGGTTGTCATGGACTGGAAGCCGATGGGCTAGTTGGCCCTAGCTTACAAGGCGTATCCAAGCGCAAGTCACAATATAAGCTGATTCACCAAGTGATTAGTGGCGAAACACCGCCCATGCCAAAATTTCAACCAAGCGTTCAAGAAATGGCAGACCTATTGAGCTATTTGGAAATGTTGTAG
- the petG gene encoding cytochrome b6-f complex subunit V, whose amino-acid sequence MVEPLLSGIVLGLIFVTLSGLFFAAYQQYKRPNELGG is encoded by the coding sequence GTGGTTGAACCCCTGCTTTCAGGTATTGTCCTTGGTCTGATTTTTGTTACCCTTTCTGGGCTATTCTTCGCCGCCTATCAGCAATACAAGCGCCCCAACGAATTGGGGGGTTAA
- the rsmD gene encoding 16S rRNA (guanine(966)-N(2))-methyltransferase RsmD, with protein sequence MTLRIYGNRQIKTLPGQATRPTSARVREAVFNIWQGTIVDCCWLDLCTGTGSMGAEALCRGASLVVGIEKSSQASAIIQQNWQQVAHGEQKWQLLRGDVIQQLKNLSGKQFDRIYFDPPYASGLYQPVLEAIAHHNLLAVHGEIAVEHNPQGWTPPVIPTWEICREKVYGNTALTFYRIMDEGVTEEG encoded by the coding sequence ATGACATTAAGAATTTACGGGAATCGCCAAATTAAAACTTTACCAGGGCAAGCTACTAGACCCACCAGTGCGCGAGTCAGGGAAGCAGTGTTTAATATTTGGCAGGGAACAATTGTGGATTGTTGCTGGCTAGATTTATGTACCGGCACTGGTTCAATGGGTGCAGAGGCTTTGTGTAGAGGAGCCAGCTTAGTAGTAGGGATAGAAAAATCAAGCCAAGCTAGTGCCATAATTCAACAAAATTGGCAACAGGTGGCGCATGGCGAGCAAAAATGGCAACTCTTGCGAGGAGATGTCATTCAGCAATTAAAGAACTTATCAGGAAAGCAGTTTGACAGAATTTACTTTGATCCACCTTATGCTAGTGGATTATATCAGCCAGTGTTAGAGGCGATCGCACATCATAATTTGTTAGCTGTGCATGGTGAAATCGCCGTAGAACATAATCCCCAAGGTTGGACACCTCCAGTCATACCCACTTGGGAGATTTGCCGCGAAAAGGTTTACGGTAATACTGCGCTGACGTTCTACAGAATTATGGATGAGGGAGTGACAGAAGAGGGATAA
- the hisH gene encoding imidazole glycerol phosphate synthase subunit HisH, translated as MPVIAVVDYDMGNLHSVCKGLEKAGATPHITHSAKDLEMADAVVLPGVGAFDPAVQQLRSRGLEQPIKDTIASGKPFLGICLGLQILFESSAEGTQPGLGIVPGKVRRFRPEAGITIPHMGWNQLEFTQRKNILWEHLPADPWVYFVHSYYVDPTDPQVRAATVTHGSQIITAAIARENLTAVQFHPEKSSNIGLQILSNFVAQVREKIAA; from the coding sequence ATGCCAGTCATTGCAGTCGTAGATTACGATATGGGAAATTTGCACTCAGTTTGCAAAGGTTTAGAAAAAGCTGGAGCAACTCCTCACATTACTCATTCTGCTAAAGATTTAGAGATGGCAGATGCCGTAGTCTTGCCAGGAGTGGGAGCATTCGATCCCGCAGTTCAACAGCTGCGATCGCGTGGTTTAGAACAACCGATTAAAGATACGATCGCATCTGGGAAACCCTTCTTAGGCATCTGTTTGGGATTACAAATTTTATTTGAATCCAGTGCCGAAGGAACTCAACCAGGGCTAGGAATTGTACCAGGAAAAGTGCGAAGATTCCGACCAGAAGCAGGCATTACTATTCCTCATATGGGATGGAATCAACTAGAGTTCACGCAACGAAAAAATATTTTGTGGGAGCATTTGCCGGCCGATCCTTGGGTATATTTTGTGCATTCTTACTATGTTGACCCAACTGATCCCCAAGTTCGAGCTGCAACTGTTACCCACGGTTCTCAAATTATCACAGCTGCGATCGCTCGTGAAAACCTGACAGCTGTGCAGTTCCACCCGGAAAAATCTTCTAACATCGGATTGCAAATTCTCTCTAATTTTGTTGCACAAGTCCGCGAAAAAATTGCTGCATAA
- a CDS encoding peptidase C15, with amino-acid sequence MAKRILLTSFEVWLSEQQSNSSDDLLLEVIKHDSLPDDLNFLRRLPVDVHLASSQVIQKISELQPDYIICCGMAANRTKLSLEAVASCESSVLPTTVNLEKLVTAATKTEISHDCGKFVCNGLYYAVLNYLCQNQLAAGCIFVHVPVLNSDNLPVVLTDFLLIINNLALS; translated from the coding sequence ATGGCGAAAAGAATACTATTAACTTCTTTTGAAGTTTGGTTGAGCGAGCAACAGTCAAATTCTAGCGATGATTTATTACTGGAAGTGATTAAACATGACTCGCTCCCTGATGATTTAAACTTTTTGCGGCGTTTACCTGTGGATGTGCATCTGGCTAGTTCACAAGTAATTCAAAAAATATCTGAACTGCAACCTGATTACATTATTTGTTGTGGTATGGCTGCTAACAGGACAAAACTAAGTCTGGAAGCGGTTGCTAGCTGCGAGTCAAGTGTTTTGCCGACAACTGTTAATTTGGAAAAATTAGTCACAGCTGCTACAAAAACTGAGATTAGCCACGACTGCGGTAAATTTGTTTGTAACGGGTTGTACTATGCAGTTTTGAATTACTTGTGCCAAAATCAACTGGCAGCAGGTTGTATTTTTGTCCATGTTCCAGTGTTAAATTCCGACAATTTGCCAGTTGTCTTGACTGATTTCTTATTAATTATTAACAATTTGGCACTTTCATAA
- a CDS encoding DUF3370 domain-containing protein, producing the protein MLSFLLNLILAQSTPATPPPEEVVQTQEVRPLPGQLDNVPVFNSNSPELVLKEGILLSTFPADGKKVSEAHLNYPFSGRFDVFAHHVAKADPPEDLRSLHIGIMLHNPGTEPVTVNILQAASYLSQPDAPFIQLPAKSQNILGNIFAGPGDRATSDVLRGRRQESFPAQIVIPPGQNQMLLNLPIPVKELTPPLNGRSTLMRLQSSGTVYAASMALFARQNADGSERAPTLEEWQNLLQSGELSTPRDRVPTPLEVTDQPRIYGRVAGVAQGSQWKSLVVDNSEARYLTIPQAGQAFSYPLSSLHGGTLGTNQIQTAPMLVRYPDTAYRAHGNYGIQYSLQLPLHNNSEKSQSVSVSVQTPIKEDNLVKQGLRFLTTTAPQVFFRGSVRVRYTDDQGHAKTQFTHLVQRRGQQGEPLVLLNLKPGDRRLVEVDLIYPPDATPPQVLTVSTQE; encoded by the coding sequence ATGTTGTCATTTTTACTCAATTTAATCCTCGCCCAATCAACACCTGCTACCCCACCCCCGGAAGAAGTGGTACAAACCCAAGAAGTGCGACCTTTACCGGGACAACTGGATAATGTGCCTGTATTTAACAGCAATAGTCCAGAATTGGTATTAAAAGAAGGTATTTTACTGTCTACGTTTCCAGCCGATGGCAAAAAAGTGTCAGAAGCCCATCTAAATTATCCGTTTAGCGGGCGATTTGATGTTTTTGCCCATCATGTTGCTAAGGCTGATCCACCGGAGGATTTAAGGTCATTGCATATAGGAATCATGCTGCACAATCCTGGAACCGAACCAGTAACGGTGAATATTTTGCAAGCAGCGAGTTATTTAAGTCAACCAGATGCACCATTTATTCAGTTACCAGCTAAAAGTCAGAATATTTTAGGTAATATTTTTGCAGGGCCTGGCGATCGCGCCACATCTGATGTTTTAAGGGGAAGACGACAAGAAAGTTTTCCAGCCCAAATTGTCATTCCTCCAGGGCAAAATCAGATGTTGCTAAATCTGCCCATTCCTGTCAAAGAACTGACACCACCTTTAAATGGTCGCTCTACGCTGATGCGGTTGCAGAGTAGTGGCACTGTTTATGCAGCTAGTATGGCTTTATTTGCCCGTCAGAATGCCGATGGTAGTGAACGCGCCCCGACTTTAGAAGAGTGGCAAAATTTACTGCAAAGTGGTGAATTGTCAACTCCACGGGATAGAGTTCCCACACCTCTAGAAGTAACCGACCAGCCGCGAATTTATGGACGTGTCGCCGGAGTTGCTCAAGGTTCACAGTGGAAATCCTTGGTAGTGGATAATTCCGAAGCGAGATATTTAACCATTCCCCAAGCTGGTCAAGCTTTTTCCTATCCTTTAAGTAGCCTGCATGGTGGTACGTTAGGAACAAATCAAATTCAGACTGCGCCCATGCTGGTACGTTATCCAGATACCGCCTATCGCGCTCATGGCAACTATGGCATTCAATATAGTTTGCAGTTGCCACTACATAATAATAGTGAAAAATCCCAAAGCGTGAGTGTCTCAGTACAAACACCAATTAAAGAAGATAATTTAGTTAAACAGGGATTACGCTTCTTGACGACTACAGCACCGCAAGTATTTTTCCGGGGGTCAGTGCGGGTACGTTACACAGATGATCAAGGTCATGCAAAAACTCAGTTTACTCATTTAGTGCAACGGCGGGGTCAACAGGGAGAACCCTTGGTTTTATTGAATTTGAAACCAGGCGATCGCAGGTTAGTAGAAGTAGATTTGATCTATCCCCCAGATGCGACACCACCGCAGGTATTAACGGTGTCAACCCAAGAGTAA